The DNA region GGATCTGCAGCGGGTTTTTACGACCATCCTCCAGCCAGCGGGGAACCAGAAAGCAGCTCAGCCCCTTATCGGTGTAGGCCAGCATCAGGAAGGCATCGCTCATGGGGGCAGAAACGAAATACTTGTGTCCCACCAGGGCAAAACGCTGGCCCTGCTCATCCTCACCGATCGGGTAGGCGCGGGTGGTGTTGGCGCGAACATCGGACCCTCCCTGCTTTTCAGTCATCGCCATGCCGATGGTCGCACCCTGCTTTAGGCCGATGGGCTGGTTACTGGGGTCGTAACGGCATGAGTGGATCAGGGGCAGCCAGCGTGCGGCCACCCCGGGCTGCTTGCGCAGGGTGGGTACCGCGGCAAAGGTCATGGTCAATGGACAGCCGTGGCCCGCTTCTACCTGGGATTGCAGGTAGTTGAGGGCCGCACGGGCAACGTTGGCACCCGGTTTGGGATCGCTCCAGGGGGCGGAAGGTATCCCTTCGCGGATGGCCCGTTCCATCAGCTGGTGATAGCTGGGGTGGAAATCCACCTGGTCGATGCGGTGGCCATAGCGATCGTGGGTGTTGAACTCCGGCTTGTGGCGGTTGGCGAGATGCCCCCATTCGATCATCTCGCGGCTGCCGGTCAGGGCACCATAACGTTGCAGCGCCTCATCGGCCCAGCCCGCACCTTCTCGCGCCACCGCCTCCTGCAGGGCCATATCCTGCAGGTAGAGGTTGTAGTTCTCCAGAGGGGGAGGGGTGTTAATCACCTCGTGGGTTTCAGCCAGATAATCAGGTCGGTTCATGATGTTCTCCGTCGGGTTGTGACGTGCCAGGTTGGGGCGTGCCCGGTTGTGGAATGACCGGGCAGCCCAGCGCGCGCAGGGCAAATTGTTGTATCTCCAGGATGCTCTCCTGGTGTTGGGGGCTTGGGTTGGCGGGGCTCAGGGGGCCTAACAGTGATTCGGCCAGGGCGCCCACCAGTGCGGCGGCTACCAGCTCCGGGTGGTTGCAGTGAAAACAGCCCTGGCGCATCCCCTCGCGGACCAGCTCGGTAAACACCCTGGCGTAGGCCTGGCGGTAACTGAGCCGTGCGGCCTCCACCAGCGGGTCCGCCGGTTCGGCGATCAAGGCCCAGGCCAGGCGTGGATTGCGCAGTGCCCGATGGGCAAAGGTGGCGATGGCGCTGGCCAGGTTATCGGCCGCACTCCGATGGCGGGTGGAGGCCTTGGCAACCTGTTCTACCTCGCGCTGGGAGGCGGCGGCGAAGAGGGCTGCGCAGAGCGCAGCCTTGTTGTGAAAGTAACGATAGAGAGTGCCGGTGGCAACATCGCACTCGGAGGCCACGGCGCTGATGCTGAGGCCGGCGAATCCCTCCCGGGAAACTATCTCCAGGGCAGCCTCCAGCAGGCGCTGTTTTAACGCTTGCTTACGGGCCTCTGTGGCGGCGGTAGCGCGATAAGCCATAGAATGAATTCCGGTTCACTTTTACATGAAGTGAATCACGATTCATTTGTTGAGGCAAGCCCGGCGCTTAGCACCGACCCAAGGCGACCTAGGGTTCCCCGATGGGAGCGGTGATGGCACGGGTCAAGCGTTGCAGGTCGCTGGCGGCCAGCTCGATCTCCAGCCCACGGCGGCCGGCACTGACGTGGATACGCTCAAGATCGAATGCCCGCCGGTCGATGCAGGTGCGCAGGGCTTTGCGCTGGCCCAGGGGGCTGATTCCTCCGGCCACGTAGCCGCTGCTGCGCTCCGCGCGGGCCACCTCCGCCATCAGGGCGCGCTTGGCCCCCAGCGCCTTGGCCAGGGCCTTGAGGTTGAGCTGGCAGGCGACGGGGATCACCGCCACCACCAGTTCACCGCCCAGGTCCGCAATCAGGGTTTTGAAGACCTGGTCGGGGCTCAGGCCTAGGGCCTGGGCCGCCTCCTCGCCGAAGTGGGTGTTGGCGGGGTCGTGGGCATAGGTGTGCAGGGTAAAGGGGATGCCGGCGCGTTGCGCCGCCTTGACCGCGGGTGTCATGCAGGTAACTCCTCAAGAACCTTGGGCGGTTGCCATAGCCAAGGGTACGCCAAGGGGTGAGGGGGGAACAACCGCCCTTCTTTAGATGACAAGCGCATAAAAATCTTTGTGTACTATAATTTTTTTGCTGAAATTGATGGAAGCAAGCCAGAGGACTGCCTGAATGACCCGAAGCGAGCGATTGGGGGCACTGCTCCTGCCGATAACCCTGTTGGGCCTGCTGTTGTTTCCCCTGGCGGTGGCCGGTTTCCGCTGGCAACTGTGGGGGTTCGGCACCGCCTTCCTGATTATGCAGGGGCAGGTTGTGTTGAGCCTGGCCACCCTGCTGCTGGCAGCTGTCCTGATCCTGCTGGCCCGCCGCCAGCACGAACGGGCGCAGGCCTCTCGGGGCGGTTGGATCGCACTGATGATGGTGTTGGTCGTAGCACTTTACGCCGTGCAGGTCCACAAGGCCAAAACCGTACCCTTCATCCACGATGTCACCACCGATACCCGCAATCCGCCGGTTTTCGAGGCGGTCGCCTCTCTGCGGGGTCCCGGGGACCATGGGGTCGACTATGGTGGTGAGGCGGTGGCGTCCCAGCAGCGCGTGGGTTACCCCGACCTGCTCCCCCTGACCACCGACTCTGATCCCGAGCAAGCCTATATCCGGCTCAAGGCGATGGTACAGGCCAAGGGGTGGGAGCTGGTAGCCGACGAGCCCGAGCGCGGGCACCTGGAAGCCGTGGTGACCAGTACCCTGTTCGGCTTCAAGGATGACCTGGTGATCCGGGTGCAGCCCCAGGGGGAGGGAGCCAGGATCGATATGCGCTCGGCATCGCGGATCGGTCGCAGTGACCTGGGGGCCAACGCAGCTCGCCTGCGGGCACTGCGCGAAGGCTTTGCCCAGTAAGCGGGTCTTCACCCCATAAAGTAAAACAGGCAGTCGCTGAGGGCGATTTCGGGTCGCATGGTGAGCATGAAAAGGCGGGTAGGGGCCCGGCTATAAAGCTGGCCGTCGCGGACCTCAAAATGGGCTTCCAGGGGCTGCGTGCCGCTCGGGCCGGTCACCCTGAGTTTGCTGAACCCCTCTGGACCCAGGCGGGCGATCGGCTCCTGGGGAGAG from Aestuariirhabdus litorea includes:
- a CDS encoding TetR/AcrR family transcriptional regulator, yielding MAYRATAATEARKQALKQRLLEAALEIVSREGFAGLSISAVASECDVATGTLYRYFHNKAALCAALFAAASQREVEQVAKASTRHRSAADNLASAIATFAHRALRNPRLAWALIAEPADPLVEAARLSYRQAYARVFTELVREGMRQGCFHCNHPELVAAALVGALAESLLGPLSPANPSPQHQESILEIQQFALRALGCPVIPQPGTPQPGTSQPDGEHHEPT
- the ybaK gene encoding Cys-tRNA(Pro) deacylase, encoding MTPAVKAAQRAGIPFTLHTYAHDPANTHFGEEAAQALGLSPDQVFKTLIADLGGELVVAVIPVACQLNLKALAKALGAKRALMAEVARAERSSGYVAGGISPLGQRKALRTCIDRRAFDLERIHVSAGRRGLEIELAASDLQRLTRAITAPIGEP
- a CDS encoding DUF1499 domain-containing protein; this encodes MTRSERLGALLLPITLLGLLLFPLAVAGFRWQLWGFGTAFLIMQGQVVLSLATLLLAAVLILLARRQHERAQASRGGWIALMMVLVVALYAVQVHKAKTVPFIHDVTTDTRNPPVFEAVASLRGPGDHGVDYGGEAVASQQRVGYPDLLPLTTDSDPEQAYIRLKAMVQAKGWELVADEPERGHLEAVVTSTLFGFKDDLVIRVQPQGEGARIDMRSASRIGRSDLGANAARLRALREGFAQ